The Branchiostoma floridae strain S238N-H82 chromosome 12, Bfl_VNyyK, whole genome shotgun sequence genome segment AACCGGAAAGGTCTCCTCTGGAATTGAGTATGCCTTGTGAATTAAATCTGTACTTGAGCTTACCTAGTGTGCAGTCTTGTATGATTTTCTGGAAATTTTTCTGCAAAGATACATCAAAAATATGATTCGATGAAGCGAATAGAAGATGACAAAGTTTgtgtttcaagaaaaacatGTCCTATGTTTATGTTTGAAACAATCAAAGCTGGAAAAATGACAAAGTTTACTTAGTACACGTACAAAAGAACAAACCAACTACAAAATGGATGACGTGGGGTCCCAATCCGACTACGTACATGTCACCAACACTTATAACACGAACAGGCAAAATGATCTAAAATAATTACATGTAATTACATTACATAAAGTACAGGCTAGTTAGAATTCCTCTGTCACGCCAGGCAGCAGACCCGCTAGGGAAATTCACTTACCATTTTTAAGCTACATTTTGCTCTAAGCAAGTAGATAGCCTCGATAGGAAGTTCTTTGATGGGATGGTGATTGAGCATCGAAAGGGCATCTTCATACTCAATCAGGGCCCACTCGTACTTCTCCATAGTGCACCATTCATTGGCCTCTCGAATCAGGTTGTCAATTATCAGAGGAATAGGATCAGGATCATCCGGACTTTCTCGGAACTAGGGAAAAATGATAACGATATTTGGTAAATTGGAATGATTATTGAGAACATTTGCATGGGTCATATAATTATGCTTATACGTGGAAGTGATGTAGTAAATGTTCTGGGTTGTTAGATAGTGATCATTTTAGCTACGTAGAGAATTCTGCAACAGTTATGAAAACGTGTATCATTAATTAGTACAATCTTAATACCGGATCCTACCAGAAAATTAGCCTGATACTGGGTTGACTGCGCTGGATGTAGTAGTTGATGATATAGCAGGGTCCGGACATTGTCATCAGTTAACATTGAAGGCAATTGCTCTACTCAAACACTAAATGCATGTGTTTATATCCAAGATTGCCAGATAGAAGATCACGATGGTTTGATTGCCTATCAAACTCAGGACTGACtatgaaaaagtataaaaatatGAGGTGAGGTATCAGTTTGTGTCAAGTAGATAATTTAACTTACCTGCAGCCCGAAAcgctgcataagccatttctcCTTTTCAATACTGccgacaaaaacaacatataatGGAACTATCGGTGATTCACAGTAAAGCCTGGTAAATTGTATTTCATTATCCCGATGCACGTGAGTCGGTAACAGGACCAAAATTATTAATAGGCAAGCTAGCTGATCTACTTTACTTAACATAGTACAAAACATAGCATAgagttgtttttgtgttttagaattctttaattttTTAAGACTGCACTGGCCAATAATTGGCCTTAAACTAGAGAAATGTACTGCTAATTATAAGAACTAGCCTTAACGCAAGCACTACATTAGTAAAAACAAGCATTCCTAAAGTCAACATACGTTTTAAGATATCAACACTTTATTTTCCGTTTCATGTATAACAATCTATAACATGATCATCATACATGAAAACTGTTCCTGaacatgaaaatgaatgaatgcatacTTACAAATATATCTTATGTATATTCTGATTCAAACAGATGTTATCATGTATGCTGACATTAGCTTAGTTTCTTATTTATGATTTCAATCAACTGTAGCAATATATCATAGTACTATTAATTTTTGATATAAGAAATGGAAAGTTGTAACGTTTAGGCAAAACGCAGGCACCCTTGGGATTCATATGAAATGTACTTAGATActagtttaaaaaaataaaactaaaactaaaaaaaacctATCCTATTTTAACGTAAAATCCCTTTAGAGTCCCATTAGCCCTAAAAGGGCAACCTTTTCTCGTCGTTGAATTATATTAGAAATCCACTGTGTACACGTACGTACCTGTATCTTAGTCCCTTCCGTATTTGTTGTCGTGATCTTGGCATGTTGTCGGTTTTGGGTGATTACTATCCGGATATCCAAGAAAATAACTCACTCTCACTGAaacaaatgtatatgttttttttctaatattctTTAATACTTTGAAGAAAGAGTCATGTCaacactcccccccccccccaacccacacagacaaacacacagtaTGTCAATTATTAACCCATAAGTGATATTTGTGACTATGAGTGATCCTTGACACTAACTGATGTTTGGCTAAATCAATTTTAAATTCTGGCATCAACATTTATCATGTATTCACTTACGATCAATATGATATGCAATAAAAGTTGAGCAGTCGGCAGTTAAGAAagccaaagaaaaatgttgaCTTTCCGATTACAATCcttataaggccacaccaatttaatttgttgcttctcggatttcccaacccattttttttccaatttggaaaaacaaaattggtctcaagaaaaatattataggttttgctattgcagacctgtaaaaaaaaacactccagGGGCAcgtactgctgataaaccaatcagagagcttctTTGTAGTCACATGATAGAAAACAACCAATAAGCTCTTTGCATGTCTTCaacacacataatttcagtctaaaaagaattccatgcccgtaggctaattgcaagggtacagacagtaaaagtAGCATGTGTCTATTCTATATAAAGCTATTTTATGcatgattctacattctttactgggaggtttgacttcttctttagAGGGTGTGGCtgacaaaaagtacaatgtttactaTACACGTACACGTGTCAACTGGTCACAGAATTAATCACTTCAAAGTTCGAAATAGAAGCAGTCTGCTTTAAATGtcatcactcagatgtcagGTCGAATTTAATTAAAATTTAAAATTTAATGACCTGTCGACACAAACAATCCACCGTCTCACCGTCAGACCCGGCTCGGTATGGCATATTTTTGCTAGTGTTGATCAGGTAACAGGAAACACATTTTCCTGGAGGCCTAAGTACCCGGTCACAACAGTCGTACGATTTAACCAAATCTTCTGTCAAGTTGCTTTTCAAGGGATCCAGGcccgcaaacacacacacacacacaaataaatacaCACACTGACAGTCACACACAAGGTAGGTACACATTAACCAACAAAATCGTTGAACATTCTTTGACGGAAGTATACACAAATAATTTGATGTGAATTTTTGCATATTGTAAAATAAATAGTAAGTAACACAAGTATCAGACCATGTAAACATCATGTATGATCAGTAACATAATTATCACGGGGTATGAATAAGAGCATGCGTTATACTAGGGCAACGACAGCAAGTTGGGGGCGTTCCCAGGGCAGTTGTGAGTAGAGAGCTCGAGGTCACGATGATCAGTCGTCAGTGCGACGGTTCTGTCACAT includes the following:
- the LOC118427124 gene encoding uncharacterized protein LOC118427124; translated protein: MPRSRQQIRKGLRYSIEKEKWLMQRFGLQFRESPDDPDPIPLIIDNLIREANEWCTMEKYEWALIEYEDALSMLNHHPIKELPIEAIYLLRAKCSLKMKNFQKIIQDCTLVLNSDKDWNLPFTPECCQLKAIAHLQLGQKDLATATTERIPKHSQLPEAFLESMKRVQDECRDEG